A window from Roseburia sp. 499 encodes these proteins:
- a CDS encoding YfhO family protein — MRKRIIDTTLFCGIIGIVLIILFHNYIWGEKYFLFSNVVEDGVVQFYPEYYQKAQNGIGNSFSFSSSWGSASSNYDPFVILIGIFGSRHVAYMMGIVMMIKCALSGYVFYAFLREKGMERVTCIVFGCCYAFSIQVIGGGCWKTQAEVAMIAAIFLWAIERWKKKRSLLLFAIGVVLSILCLSLYFQLMLAVFLLLYVIAEVYQSGYKSKKHFSTIQKKVIVICSIVFLVVVAGILYQELTDIFHSYRFQTGVQSFGTEWKKTFSYENIKIIATMMMRTLAPNVMGIPGANEYYGRDTGWYIGDGSYYCGILALLLIPQVFHRDTQKRNIVVATELTICGMIATCPVFRLLINGFANDIYKLSRVWVIIIMLMTSATAFNEIITKKRRIKEKRLLITWGITVIAIGIVCFKLRERIYYYDIFMYLLISMLEVLGLCLYNRKKIINEKVLQCGFIILTMIEAVSFNYKFINNDDAVKKDDWITGYYNDGTTEILEQTNEKEIFERVDKTYLSVQMNDAPVQGYNGTSYYIGGVGNSEFTDLVTATSIPTLRKMPGWCLGITGNIYLESMFSVDKLISGSDNCSNYGFYLENTLDNKYLYQNNNSLPLGFCYDKVISSSMFEEMDPLERAESLLKYAVVEDKNEEFKKWNTGLKEEQKEMKSIYKDEVADYAVGSVIELPVEITSDETIVVELQNEEEASVHVCWATNDGRNGYQYASCYEKNGKTKTEFSGQDGIKYITIYDNMDNTVENIDKVKISIFSSAEYYEEFENDVSARKRNVLDIQEYSDEYICGTIESEKDQLLFLSIPYSANFKYYLDGEEVRKERVNMAFTGLYLPAGTHQMEAIYQKNFWKDKFVVSVVVMLVWVILTSMQRIRKKRSLKN, encoded by the coding sequence ATGCGGAAAAGGATTATTGATACAACACTGTTTTGTGGAATTATTGGAATTGTGCTTATTATATTATTTCATAACTATATTTGGGGAGAAAAGTATTTTTTGTTTTCCAATGTAGTTGAGGATGGTGTGGTGCAGTTTTACCCGGAATATTACCAAAAGGCTCAGAATGGTATAGGAAATTCGTTTTCTTTTTCATCTTCTTGGGGAAGTGCCAGTTCGAATTATGATCCTTTTGTCATACTAATAGGTATATTTGGAAGTAGACATGTGGCATATATGATGGGCATAGTTATGATGATAAAATGTGCGCTTTCCGGCTATGTTTTTTATGCTTTTTTAAGAGAAAAGGGAATGGAAAGAGTAACCTGCATTGTATTTGGTTGCTGTTATGCATTCTCTATTCAGGTAATTGGGGGAGGATGTTGGAAAACACAGGCCGAAGTGGCAATGATTGCAGCAATATTTTTATGGGCAATTGAAAGGTGGAAAAAGAAGAGGAGTTTGCTACTTTTTGCAATTGGAGTTGTTTTATCTATATTATGCCTTAGTTTATACTTTCAGTTAATGTTAGCGGTATTTTTACTATTATATGTTATAGCAGAAGTTTATCAGAGTGGATATAAATCGAAAAAACATTTTTCGACCATTCAGAAAAAAGTAATTGTTATCTGTAGCATTGTATTCCTTGTTGTGGTTGCAGGAATATTATATCAAGAGTTAACTGACATTTTTCATAGTTATCGTTTTCAAACAGGAGTGCAAAGCTTTGGAACAGAATGGAAGAAGACTTTTTCCTATGAAAATATAAAGATAATTGCCACTATGATGATGAGGACTCTTGCACCAAATGTAATGGGGATTCCGGGAGCAAATGAATATTATGGAAGAGATACAGGTTGGTATATAGGAGATGGTTCATATTATTGTGGAATTTTAGCTCTTTTGCTAATTCCGCAAGTTTTTCATCGTGATACCCAAAAAAGAAATATTGTGGTTGCAACAGAATTGACAATTTGTGGTATGATTGCCACTTGTCCGGTTTTTCGTTTACTTATTAATGGATTTGCTAATGACATCTATAAGTTATCCAGGGTGTGGGTAATTATAATTATGCTGATGACAAGCGCCACTGCGTTCAATGAGATAATAACGAAGAAAAGGAGAATTAAGGAAAAACGCCTTCTGATAACCTGGGGGATAACAGTAATAGCGATAGGAATTGTATGTTTCAAGTTACGAGAACGTATTTATTACTATGACATTTTTATGTATCTGCTTATTTCCATGTTGGAAGTTTTGGGATTATGTTTATACAATAGAAAAAAAATTATAAATGAGAAAGTTCTGCAATGTGGATTTATAATTTTGACAATGATAGAAGCCGTTTCATTTAATTATAAGTTCATAAATAATGATGATGCTGTTAAGAAAGATGATTGGATTACCGGATATTACAATGACGGAACAACGGAAATATTGGAACAGACGAATGAGAAAGAAATATTTGAACGAGTGGATAAAACATATTTGAGTGTTCAGATGAATGATGCACCTGTGCAGGGATATAATGGAACCTCGTATTATATTGGTGGGGTTGGAAATAGTGAATTCACGGATTTGGTGACGGCAACTTCTATTCCAACGTTAAGAAAAATGCCGGGATGGTGTTTGGGGATAACTGGAAATATCTATCTTGAGTCAATGTTCTCGGTGGATAAGTTGATTTCAGGCAGTGATAATTGTTCAAACTATGGATTTTATTTGGAGAATACGCTTGACAATAAGTATTTGTATCAGAATAACAATTCATTGCCGCTTGGATTCTGTTATGATAAGGTGATTTCAAGTAGTATGTTTGAAGAAATGGATCCATTGGAGAGAGCAGAGAGTCTTCTGAAATATGCCGTAGTAGAGGATAAAAATGAGGAGTTTAAGAAATGGAATACTGGCTTGAAGGAAGAACAAAAGGAAATGAAGTCGATATATAAAGATGAAGTGGCAGACTATGCAGTGGGTTCAGTGATTGAGTTGCCAGTAGAAATTACATCAGATGAGACAATAGTAGTGGAATTACAAAATGAGGAGGAGGCAAGTGTTCATGTCTGCTGGGCGACAAATGATGGAAGGAATGGTTATCAATATGCCAGCTGTTATGAAAAAAATGGTAAGACTAAGACAGAATTCAGTGGGCAGGATGGAATAAAGTATATTACTATATATGATAATATGGATAACACAGTGGAAAATATAGATAAGGTTAAGATTAGTATTTTTTCATCGGCAGAATATTATGAAGAGTTTGAAAATGATGTTAGTGCAAGAAAGAGAAATGTTTTAGATATTCAGGAATATTCGGATGAATATATTTGCGGTACAATTGAGAGTGAAAAGGACCAACTGTTATTTCTTTCCATTCCGTACAGTGCTAATTTTAAATATTATCTGGACGGAGAGGAGGTACGGAAGGAAAGAGTGAACATGGCTTTTACAGGCCTATATCTGCCAGCGGGAACACATCAGATGGAGGCCATTTATCAGAAGAATTTTTGGAAGGATAAGTTTGTTGTTTCGGTAGTGGTGATGCTTGTATGGGTAATACTTACAAGCATGCAGAGAATAAGAAAGAAGCGTAGTTTGAAGAATTAG
- a CDS encoding transglutaminase domain-containing protein, whose protein sequence is MRKSIGVRKGILLFGVFLLMLCFCGKMHVRAAEKWQTRDWSECGETRYYYNQLSEREKELYDELDGVCNRFLTSTEDAVIENYLNCSYIADELDGNGLTSDEVSKVATYFKWENPQYYFLKSVDRSQIVDSITGTTYIVSIQVYDEFASGTQRAGYTAQLSNELDEYLNAVAGVSRDYDKVKVMHDLMCNKIEYSTSLDNGWDQQCVSAMTGDRRTVCSGYAHTFTLLCNAAGLECIRIEGTVSPSGMSHAWNKVLIDNVWYNVDVTWDDPDGGYPPVRYDYFCISDNTLYQNHTAYKSLVGVIPVSNYDYVGNGWVKGTDGELRLLDSNGNTVKNQFAFDGAYTYYLQADGTPMKDRLTYHPDGEHIIYLDSNGHEVFNAFQYCPSVGYICYFDSQGYLYKDMITFVGDKTYYLNGNGAMEQNGWFQYMNGRDFGYANADGTLMDDGWGYDPYGRVVFYHWNGMVARGLISDGKYYYSMDQTDGHYLGSFPVY, encoded by the coding sequence ATGAGGAAAAGCATAGGCGTTAGAAAAGGGATATTATTGTTTGGGGTATTTCTGTTAATGTTATGCTTTTGTGGGAAAATGCATGTCCGGGCAGCAGAAAAATGGCAGACCAGAGACTGGTCAGAGTGTGGAGAAACACGGTATTACTATAATCAGTTATCAGAAAGAGAAAAGGAATTATATGATGAACTGGATGGTGTGTGTAATCGTTTTTTGACCTCAACAGAAGATGCTGTTATTGAGAATTATCTTAATTGTAGTTATATTGCTGATGAACTGGATGGGAATGGACTGACATCGGATGAAGTAAGCAAGGTAGCAACATATTTTAAATGGGAAAATCCGCAATATTATTTTTTGAAGTCCGTAGATCGGAGTCAAATTGTGGATTCTATTACGGGGACTACCTATATTGTTTCTATACAAGTATATGATGAGTTTGCAAGTGGAACACAAAGAGCAGGATATACAGCTCAATTATCGAATGAATTGGATGAGTATTTAAATGCAGTAGCAGGTGTGAGCCGAGATTATGATAAAGTAAAAGTAATGCATGACCTGATGTGCAATAAGATTGAGTACAGTACAAGTTTGGATAACGGATGGGATCAGCAGTGTGTGAGTGCTATGACTGGGGACCGAAGAACGGTATGTTCAGGATATGCACATACTTTTACACTGTTATGTAATGCTGCCGGACTAGAGTGTATCAGAATAGAAGGCACTGTAAGCCCAAGTGGTATGTCGCATGCATGGAACAAGGTATTAATTGACAACGTCTGGTATAACGTAGATGTTACATGGGATGATCCGGATGGGGGATATCCACCGGTACGGTATGATTATTTCTGCATTTCGGACAACACATTGTATCAGAATCATACCGCATATAAAAGTCTTGTGGGGGTAATTCCTGTTTCAAATTATGATTATGTTGGCAATGGTTGGGTGAAAGGAACAGACGGGGAACTGCGGCTTTTAGATAGTAATGGAAATACGGTGAAGAATCAGTTTGCCTTTGATGGTGCTTATACTTACTATTTGCAGGCAGATGGAACACCAATGAAGGATAGATTGACTTATCATCCGGATGGGGAACATATTATTTATCTGGATAGCAATGGACATGAGGTGTTTAATGCATTCCAGTATTGTCCAAGTGTAGGATATATCTGTTATTTTGATTCACAGGGATATTTGTATAAAGATATGATTACTTTTGTAGGAGATAAAACTTACTATTTGAATGGCAATGGAGCGATGGAGCAGAATGGCTGGTTTCAGTATATGAATGGCAGGGATTTTGGTTATGCCAATGCCGATGGTACTTTGATGGATGATGGATGGGGATATGATCCATATGGCAGAGTGGTCTTTTATCATTGGAATGGAATGGTGGCACGTGGTCTGATTTCAGATGGTAAGTATTATTATAGTATGGACCAAACAGATGGACATTATCTGGGATCTTTTCCGGTATATTAA
- a CDS encoding DUF5722 domain-containing protein yields the protein MKKNLVSSRMLRCFGAFLLSFLLIFPLLVPMQAKAATGLMGTRATAADVVAATSTNKKGIQGTEFWTDSSDTEFKNSVTHVYMNLELTSIINTDGTGTPYVYNGKTYYFNYENYVKIFEWRIRELRAAGKVITAEILMGWTEDPQLQKLIYPGGREAGHFYYALNVQDAEAVETLNATFHYLTDVFGQSDCFIQNWILGNEITAPQHYNYCGTYDVNTNIDIAVKSFDLLYNAIQDNSPYSKAYVCPTHNWYDNLVGTGIPTKTFIDGFAAREQGKNWNIAYHAYPRKMDKTMWSKDAAADMSHDITSNFVCAANLEVLTDYIKNTYGSSHRIILSEQGFDSATLGEEAQAASLAYLYYAAARNDMVDAMMYVQYKDNLGATGAGLYQGLVNADGTGRQAYNVFKYMDTPQAASVVDPYMRYITPNDSGTPITSWTDDIIWKATPTSATLTSAQLYIPDGQTGPCVQMAMSATTSSSTDLEYRWLVYDQSTCVWEVVSGWQLNQNILNWYPAKQGNYLVQGEVRVAGNPSSILTAATGYQYGTVSTLSSVGIYLWQYENGLIEGGAVVNDGVDTSGLSYRWLVYDVKNGQWIQASDWSGDYGIHYRPSTSGDYLVYCEVRDNAGRTVNTTVGVNYRHAIKAICQMPDPNGNGYLIGIQSFNNPGYYYEMQILDCNLYVQGLDAWIYTTGKCGAQDTTLWTTWKPVPGYYWTLFNLYDASGNLIDQQCYGFTNAE from the coding sequence ATGAAAAAAAATTTAGTTTCTAGTCGTATGTTGAGATGCTTTGGAGCTTTTTTACTTTCATTTCTTCTGATTTTTCCATTATTGGTTCCAATGCAGGCAAAGGCAGCAACAGGATTAATGGGAACAAGAGCAACAGCAGCTGATGTGGTAGCGGCTACATCTACAAATAAGAAAGGCATTCAAGGCACTGAGTTTTGGACGGATAGCAGTGATACGGAATTCAAAAATTCTGTAACGCATGTTTACATGAATTTAGAACTTACCAGTATCATCAATACAGATGGAACCGGAACTCCATATGTATACAACGGAAAAACATACTATTTCAATTATGAAAATTATGTAAAAATTTTTGAGTGGAGAATTAGAGAATTACGTGCGGCAGGAAAAGTCATTACGGCTGAAATATTGATGGGGTGGACGGAAGACCCACAGTTACAGAAATTGATTTATCCTGGCGGACGAGAAGCTGGACATTTCTATTATGCGTTAAATGTTCAGGATGCGGAAGCGGTTGAAACATTAAATGCAACATTTCATTATTTAACAGATGTTTTTGGACAGTCTGACTGTTTTATTCAGAATTGGATTTTAGGAAATGAGATTACAGCACCACAGCATTATAATTATTGTGGAACATATGATGTTAATACGAATATTGATATAGCGGTAAAATCTTTTGATCTTTTGTATAATGCAATCCAGGACAACAGTCCTTATTCAAAGGCATATGTTTGTCCGACACATAACTGGTATGATAATTTAGTAGGAACAGGTATTCCAACGAAAACATTTATTGATGGATTTGCAGCAAGAGAGCAGGGAAAGAACTGGAATATTGCATATCATGCGTATCCTAGAAAGATGGATAAGACCATGTGGAGTAAAGACGCAGCAGCAGATATGTCACATGATATAACTTCCAACTTTGTGTGTGCTGCTAATTTAGAGGTTCTGACAGATTATATCAAGAATACATATGGAAGCTCACATCGTATCATTCTTTCTGAACAGGGATTTGATTCAGCAACTCTTGGAGAGGAAGCACAGGCAGCCAGCCTGGCATATCTGTATTATGCAGCAGCAAGAAATGATATGGTAGATGCCATGATGTATGTTCAGTACAAGGATAACCTGGGAGCTACCGGTGCGGGACTTTATCAGGGATTGGTGAATGCAGATGGTACCGGACGACAGGCATATAATGTATTCAAATACATGGATACGCCACAGGCAGCTTCCGTGGTAGACCCATATATGCGTTATATTACGCCAAATGATAGTGGGACACCGATTACAAGTTGGACGGATGATATTATCTGGAAGGCAACACCGACAAGTGCTACGTTGACATCAGCACAGCTTTATATTCCGGATGGACAGACCGGACCGTGTGTTCAGATGGCCATGAGTGCTACAACGTCCAGCAGTACAGATTTGGAATACAGATGGTTGGTATATGACCAGAGTACCTGTGTATGGGAAGTTGTGAGCGGTTGGCAGTTAAACCAGAATATTTTAAACTGGTATCCGGCAAAACAGGGGAATTATCTTGTACAAGGTGAAGTTCGTGTGGCAGGAAACCCAAGCTCTATACTTACTGCAGCAACGGGATATCAGTATGGAACAGTATCAACACTGTCTTCCGTAGGAATTTATCTCTGGCAGTATGAGAATGGTTTGATTGAAGGAGGAGCTGTTGTAAATGATGGTGTAGATACTTCAGGATTATCTTATCGCTGGCTAGTGTATGATGTGAAAAATGGACAGTGGATTCAGGCAAGTGACTGGTCAGGAGATTATGGAATTCATTATAGACCGAGTACCAGTGGTGACTATTTAGTTTACTGTGAGGTAAGGGATAATGCAGGCAGAACAGTCAATACAACGGTAGGAGTGAACTACCGTCATGCAATCAAGGCAATCTGCCAGATGCCGGATCCAAATGGAAACGGATATTTGATTGGTATTCAGAGTTTTAATAATCCGGGATATTATTACGAGATGCAGATTTTAGATTGTAACTTGTATGTACAGGGATTAGATGCATGGATTTACACAACCGGAAAGTGTGGAGCACAGGATACGACCTTGTGGACAACATGGAAGCCGGTACCGGGATATTATTGGACATTATTTAATTTATATGACGCATCCGGAAATCTGATAGATCAGCAGTGTTATGGGTTTACAAATGCAGAGTAG
- a CDS encoding CAP domain-containing protein, whose translation MKKGFLHAIGILGMIVALSLGVKMPAEAHTTGSLQWRDGAYHLYDANGNLVINDFVFDGEYTYYAQADGTPMKDRLTYHPDGEHIIYFDEYGHEVFSAFQYCESVGYTCYFDSQGYIYKDQITFVDGDVVYLNANGKVEDSGWFQFANGVDYGYANEDGTLKNSRFDYDASGRVVYYHWNGMVARGLISDGLWYYSLDTGDGHYLGRFKAAGVASSDTYELQVLDLVNEERLSRNIAPLKLNTQVQQAAQVRAVEICSYFSHTRPDGRSCFSALDEYVTDGYWGAGENIAAGQASPQEVMNAWMNSPGHKANILKKSYTEMGIGYYYKADSMYKKHWVQMFISR comes from the coding sequence ATGAAGAAGGGTTTTTTACATGCAATTGGGATTCTGGGAATGATAGTTGCACTTTCCTTAGGAGTGAAAATGCCGGCAGAGGCGCATACTACGGGAAGTTTGCAATGGAGAGATGGAGCGTATCATTTGTATGATGCAAATGGAAACTTAGTTATCAATGATTTTGTATTTGATGGTGAATATACGTATTATGCGCAAGCAGATGGAACGCCAATGAAGGACCGTTTGACTTATCATCCGGATGGGGAACACATTATTTATTTTGATGAGTATGGACATGAGGTATTTAGTGCATTTCAGTATTGTGAAAGCGTAGGATATACCTGTTACTTTGATTCACAGGGATATATCTACAAGGATCAGATTACATTTGTTGATGGAGATGTAGTATATCTGAATGCGAATGGTAAAGTGGAGGATTCCGGTTGGTTTCAGTTTGCCAATGGTGTAGACTATGGTTATGCGAATGAGGATGGGACCTTGAAGAATAGTCGGTTTGATTATGATGCCTCAGGAAGAGTGGTATATTACCACTGGAATGGTATGGTGGCGAGAGGTTTAATATCGGATGGTTTGTGGTATTACAGTCTTGATACGGGAGACGGACATTATCTGGGACGTTTTAAGGCAGCAGGAGTAGCAAGTTCTGATACTTATGAATTGCAGGTTTTGGATTTAGTGAATGAGGAACGGCTTAGCAGAAATATTGCGCCTCTTAAGTTAAACACACAAGTACAGCAGGCGGCACAGGTGAGAGCGGTGGAAATATGCAGTTATTTTAGCCATACACGTCCGGATGGAAGAAGTTGTTTTAGTGCATTGGATGAATATGTAACAGATGGATATTGGGGTGCCGGAGAGAATATTGCAGCAGGACAGGCATCCCCGCAAGAGGTAATGAATGCATGGATGAATTCACCGGGACATAAAGCGAATATTTTAAAGAAAAGCTATACTGAGATGGGAATAGGATATTACTATAAGGCGGATAGTATGTATAAAAAACACTGGGTGCAGATGTTCATTAGTAGATAG
- a CDS encoding UDP-glucose dehydrogenase family protein: MRIAVAGTGYVGLVAGVCFAEKGHDVMCVDVDEKKVEIMKSGISPIYEQDLEELMQKNYKEGRLDYTTDYQAAYRDAEAIFIGVGTPEQPDGSANLSYIATVARQIAENVERDCLVVVKSTVPVGTNDKVEQFIHDFQKNKEIKIEVASNPEFLAQGTAVRDTLHAARIIIGTESKEAEKKLMEIYEPFDIPIVSVNRRSAEMIKYASNDFLALKISYMNDIANLCELVGADIEDVAKGMSYDERIGEKFLNAGIGYGGSCFPKDTKALEYLARQNGYELRTVKAAIEVNKAQKTLLLHKAMKRLITFQGLKVAVLGLTFKPGTDDLREAPSLENIPLLLQAGADIYAYDPVGVDNFKKRFPDGITYVSTPEKALKEANVCFIFTEWNEIKMVEPRKYAELMRTPLVYDGRNIYRPEEMIEAGVEYYSVGR; the protein is encoded by the coding sequence ATGAGAATAGCAGTAGCAGGAACGGGATATGTAGGCTTAGTAGCAGGGGTGTGCTTTGCCGAAAAGGGACATGATGTAATGTGTGTCGATGTAGATGAAAAAAAGGTAGAAATAATGAAGTCTGGCATTAGTCCAATTTATGAACAGGATTTGGAAGAACTAATGCAGAAGAATTATAAAGAAGGACGATTGGACTATACCACAGATTATCAGGCAGCTTATCGGGATGCAGAAGCAATTTTTATCGGAGTAGGTACTCCGGAGCAGCCGGATGGTTCAGCTAACCTTTCTTATATAGCAACCGTAGCAAGACAGATTGCTGAGAATGTGGAACGGGACTGCTTAGTAGTAGTTAAGTCTACGGTTCCGGTAGGAACGAATGATAAGGTAGAGCAGTTTATTCATGATTTCCAGAAAAATAAGGAGATTAAGATTGAAGTGGCAAGTAATCCGGAGTTTTTAGCTCAGGGAACAGCGGTAAGAGATACGCTGCATGCAGCCAGAATTATTATTGGAACAGAATCGAAAGAGGCAGAGAAGAAGTTGATGGAGATTTATGAGCCATTTGATATTCCAATCGTATCTGTAAATCGTAGAAGTGCAGAAATGATTAAGTATGCAAGTAATGACTTTTTGGCATTAAAAATTTCTTATATGAATGACATTGCGAATTTGTGTGAGTTGGTAGGTGCAGATATTGAAGATGTGGCAAAGGGAATGTCCTATGATGAGAGAATTGGAGAGAAATTCTTAAACGCAGGAATAGGCTATGGCGGAAGTTGTTTCCCGAAGGATACCAAGGCGTTGGAATATCTTGCAAGACAGAACGGATATGAATTGCGTACGGTAAAGGCGGCAATTGAAGTCAATAAGGCGCAAAAGACATTGCTTTTGCATAAGGCAATGAAGCGTTTGATTACCTTTCAGGGATTAAAGGTAGCAGTGCTTGGACTGACATTTAAGCCTGGAACCGATGATTTGCGAGAAGCACCGTCATTAGAAAATATTCCTCTTTTATTGCAGGCAGGAGCAGATATTTATGCATATGATCCGGTGGGAGTAGATAATTTTAAAAAGCGTTTTCCGGATGGAATTACATATGTAAGTACTCCGGAGAAAGCATTGAAAGAGGCAAATGTGTGCTTTATTTTTACAGAGTGGAATGAGATAAAGATGGTAGAACCTCGAAAATATGCAGAACTGATGCGTACACCACTTGTATATGACGGAAGAAATATATATCGTCCGGAGGAAATGATAGAAGCAGGAGTGGAATATTATTCTGTTGGAAGATAA
- a CDS encoding NAD-dependent epimerase → MLENYKPLDTEQKILITGGAGFIGFHLSRKLLEEGCSIIGFDNLNEYYDVQLKYDRLEILKEFEKFHFVKGDLADKEALCALFEQERPDVVVNLGAQAGVRYSIENPDAYMQSNMIGFFNILECCRHYPVKHLVYASSSSVYGANKKVPFSTEDKVDNPVSLYAATKKSNELMAHCYSKLYGIPTTGLRFFTVYGPYGRPDMAYFSFTQKIMAGEPIKIFNNGDMYRDFTYVDDIVKGIENMLNNPPRENENGVRYKIYNIGNNQPEKLMHFVETLEKCLGKEAKKEFYPMQPGDVYQTYADVTDLIEDFDFKPSTSIEEGLEKFVAWYKSYYK, encoded by the coding sequence ATGTTAGAAAATTATAAGCCGTTAGATACAGAGCAGAAGATTTTAATTACCGGTGGGGCTGGATTTATTGGATTTCATCTGAGTAGAAAATTGTTGGAAGAAGGATGCAGTATTATCGGCTTCGATAATTTGAATGAATATTATGACGTTCAGTTGAAGTACGATCGCCTTGAGATTTTAAAAGAGTTTGAGAAGTTTCATTTTGTGAAAGGTGATTTAGCAGATAAGGAAGCTTTATGTGCTTTGTTTGAGCAGGAAAGACCGGATGTAGTAGTAAATCTTGGTGCACAGGCGGGAGTTCGTTATAGTATTGAGAATCCGGACGCGTATATGCAGTCTAATATGATAGGATTTTTTAATATTCTGGAATGTTGCCGCCATTATCCCGTAAAACATCTAGTATATGCTTCATCCAGTTCGGTATATGGTGCGAATAAGAAAGTACCTTTTTCTACGGAAGATAAGGTGGATAATCCGGTAAGTCTTTATGCTGCAACCAAGAAGTCAAATGAGCTTATGGCACATTGTTATAGCAAGCTTTATGGAATACCAACCACGGGATTGCGTTTCTTTACCGTGTATGGTCCTTATGGAAGACCGGATATGGCATATTTCTCTTTTACACAGAAGATTATGGCAGGAGAACCCATTAAGATTTTTAACAATGGTGATATGTATCGTGACTTCACCTATGTGGATGACATTGTGAAGGGAATTGAAAATATGCTCAATAATCCACCAAGAGAGAATGAGAATGGGGTTAGATACAAAATATATAATATTGGAAACAATCAACCGGAGAAATTAATGCATTTTGTAGAAACATTGGAAAAGTGTTTGGGAAAAGAAGCAAAAAAGGAATTTTATCCGATGCAGCCGGGAGATGTATATCAGACCTATGCGGATGTAACAGATCTGATAGAGGATTTTGATTTTAAGCCTAGTACTTCGATTGAAGAAGGGCTTGAAAAATTTGTAGCATGGTACAAAAGCTACTATAAATAA